The following proteins are co-located in the Vigna unguiculata cultivar IT97K-499-35 chromosome 9, ASM411807v1, whole genome shotgun sequence genome:
- the LOC114163254 gene encoding eukaryotic initiation factor 4A-10-like, which produces MAGQAPEGSVFDGRQYDAKMNELLGPDGQEFFTSYDEVCESFDAMGLQENLLRGIYAYGFEKPSAIQQRGIVPFCKGLDVIQQAQSGTGKTATFCSGVLQQLDYSLVECQALVLAPTRELAQQIEKVMRALGDYLGVKVHACVGGTSVREDQRILSSGVHVVVGTPGRVFDMLRRQSLRPDYIKMFVLDEADEMLSRGFKDQIYDIFQLLPPKIQVGVFSATMPPEALEITRKFMNKPVRILVKRDELTLEGIKQFFVNVDKEEWKLETLCDLYETLAITQSVIFVNTRRKVDWLTDKMRNRDHTVSATHGDMDQNTRDIIMREFRSGSSRVLITTDLLARGIDVQQVSLVINYDLPTQPENYLHRIGRSGRFGRKGVAINFVTSDDERMLVDIQKFYNVVVEELPANVADLI; this is translated from the exons ATGGCTGGGCAGGCACCGGAAGGATCAGTGTTCGATGGTCGTCAATATGATGCTAAGATGAATGAGTT ACTTGGACCTGATGGACAAGAGTTTTTTACTTCTTATGACGAAGTCTGCGAAAGCTTTGATGCTATGGGATTGCAGGAGAACCTTCTAAGGGGTATTTATGCATATG GTTTTGAGAAACCCTCTGCCATTCAGCAAAGGGGGATTGTTCCTTTCTGCAAGGGACTTGATGTAATCCAGCAAGCACAATCTGGAACTGGAAAAACTGCTACGTTTTGCTCTGGAGTTTTGCAGCAGCTTGATTACAGCTTAGTTGAGTGCCAGGCACTAGTTCTTGCTCCTACTCGTGAACTTGCACAACAAATTGAGAAGGTCATGCGAGCACTAGGGGACTATCTAGGTGTCAAGGTTCATGCTTGTGTTGGTGGGACCAGTGTTCGTGAAGATCAACGCATCCTTTCAAGTGGGGTTCATGTAGTTGTTGGTACTCCTGGACGTGTATTTGATATGTTGCGCAGACAATCTTTGCGCCCTGATTACATCAAGATGTTTGTATTGGATGAGGCAGATGAGATGCTCTCTCGAGGTTTTAAGGATCAG ATCTATGATATTTTTCAGCTACTGCCTCCTAAGATTCAGGTTGGGGTATTCTCTGCCACAATGCCTCCAGAAGCCCTGGAAATCACCAGGAAGTTTATGAACAAACCTGTGAGGATTCTTGTAAAACGTGATGAGCTTACCCTGGAGGGGATCAAGCAGTTTTTTGTTAATGTAGACAAGGAGGAATGGAAACTAGAGACATTATGTGATCTTTATGAAACTTTGGCTATCACCCAGAGTGTTATCTTTGTGAACACTAGACGCAAGGTAGATTGGCTGACAGACAAAATGCGGAATCGTGATCACACAGTTTCAGCCACCCACGGAGATATGGACCAAAACACAAGGGATATCATCATGAGAGAATTCCGCTCAGGGTCCTCCCGTGTTCTTATCACCACAGATCTTTTGGCCCGTGGTATCGATGTGCAGCAAGTCTCACTTGTTATAAATTATGATCTGCCAACTCAGCCAGAGAACTATCTCCATCGAATTGGTCGTAGTGGTCGGTTTGGGAGAAAGGGTGTTGCTATAAATTTTGTGACCAGTGATGATGAAAGGATGCTGGTTGACATCCAAAAGTTCTATAATGTGGTGGTTGAGGAGCTGCCGGCCAATGTAGCTGATCTCATTTGA